Genomic DNA from Candidatus Paceibacterota bacterium:
TAATGTTTCTTTGCACCATCACAACTCTTCCAAACTTAGGAAAGGGTTGTTTTTGAGTTGATAATTATTTCAAAGTATTTTTCGAAACTAACCCCTTCCTAAGTTTAGGAAGGGGTTTTGCATTTAGCAAAACTAATTTTTGTTCTTTGAAAGGAAAAAGTATGAGAAAAAAGGAAAAAGTAAAGAAAGAAAGTAAAAAAGAAAAAGAAAGGAAGGCAGCAGAGAAAAGAAAGTCAGAGGACAAAGAACTCGACAGATTGGTTGATAGTTGGGGCAAGCGTTTCTTTGGTCTTGGAGGGGCATTAATAGATTAGATAAGGAGGTTAAAAAATGATAGGAAAGAAAAAAATGTACAAGAAAGAAGAATTTCACACTTGTTACAGCACAAGTGAAGAAATGGAAAAGGCACTTAAACCTTTTCGCGATGACGGCTGTTCTGACATACGTTTTATGTCCGAGTTAATTGAAATCGAAAAAAAACGGAAGCAACGATTTTGCAAACTATGCCTAAGACAAAAGTATAAAAACAAGTTAGATTAATATCGCGTCTAATCAACGCAAGAAATGGGGCGAATCGTGAAACGATTCGCCCCATAATTATTTTTATTCAATTATTTTTTTTATTTTGCTTAAAAATTATTTTAATTTCAAAGTGTGTCCCATTTTGTCGCGTTTGGTGAGAAGGTAGGATTTGTTATATTTATTTGGTTTTATCTCAATCGGAATATTTTCCACAATTGTCAAGCCATTTTTTATCAGACTTTCTGATTTTTTAGGATTGTTGGTCAATAACCTTATTTTTGAAATGCCTAAATCGCGCAGAATTTCCGCGCCCACCCTGTAATCCCGTTCATCTATTTCAAAACCAAGCTTTATGTTGGCTTCGGCAGTGTCTAAGCCATTTTCTTGAAGTTTGTAAGCTCTTAATTTATTCATCAAACCGATTCCCCGGCCTTCTTGGTTCAAGTAAACAAGCGCGCCCTTGCCTTTCTTTTCAATCATCTTGATTGCTTTTTCGAGCTGATGTCCGCAATCGCATCTAAGAGAGCCGAAAATGTCTCCGGTCATGCAAGAAGAATGAATCCTCACTAAAACAGTTTCATCTTTCTTCCATTTTCCTTTTACTAAGGCTAAATGTTCTCCTCTTCCCCTGGCTAAACTATAAGCGTATAAACTAAAATTCCCATATTTGGTGGGCAATTTTACTTCTATTTCTCTTTTTACAAAATTTTTATTTTTCATTTAAGTAAAGCAAGTTCGAGCGCAGCTAGGGCAGCTTCTCCTCCGACATGGATTCTTTGCCTTGCTTGCTTGATATTATTTACCGTCAGCACCCCAAAACCGACGGGAATATTGTCTTCAATCATAACTTTCAGAACCCCTTCTTGCGCCATTTTGCAGACGTAATCAAAATGCGGAGTATCACCTTTTATAACACAACCTAAAGCAACAAGGAAATCATATTTTTTCGATTTTGCCATTTTATGCAAAGCAAAAGGAATTTCTACAGACCCAGCGACAGACATTTTCTCAATATTTTTATCAGCAATATTGCAATTCTTCAGCATCTGAAGCGCGTTTTGCAAAAGAGGCTCCGTGATCTCGGAATTCCATCTAGCAACCACGATGCCGACTTTTAGGTTTTTTCCGTTTAAATATTTATATTTTTTATTTTTTATATGCATCCCGTACGAAATTATATTAACTTTGTAAATTGACCCATCCACAACACGAAATTTTATTAAAAAGATTTCGTACGGGATGCATATTTAGCCAGTATATCAAATTCCAAATTAACTTCATCTTCTTCTTTTTTAAATTTTAAATTTGTGTGTTTTAGGGTATACGGTAATATTTTTACAACAAATAAATCTTTGAGAACCTCGGCGACAGTCAGGCTTATGCCTTCTATCGCGATCGATCCCTTATAAACCAAAAATTTTTTGAATTTTTTATCAGAAACCTTTATATAAAATTCTTTAGAATTTCCTTCTTTTTTTATGCTGATAATTCTGCCTTTTCCATCAATATGCCCGAGCACTAGGTGCCCGTCGAGCCTGTCGGACAAACGCATTGATTGCTCAAGATTCACAATGTCGCCTTTCTTCAAGAGTCCTAAATTTGTAAGTTTTAGTGTTTCTGGCATATATTCAAATGAAATATTTTTGTTATTTTTTTTAACAGTGGAACAAACGCCATTGATAGAAATACTTTCTCCTAATTTTATTTTTCCTAAATTATTTAAAATATCAACAAAAAGACCGCCTTGCGCAGATTTTACTCTTTTCACTTTTGAAGTTTTTTTTATTATGCCTGTGAACATATATTAAGATCTTTCTCTATTTGTATAATCAATTCTTTTTCTGTTTTAAATTTTTTAAATTTTCTGATAAATTTATTCATTTCAAGAATGACTTTCTTGTCATAAGCATTTCCATTATAGCCGAGCAAATGCGCTTCTATTTTCGGCAAACCTTTTTTATCTAATGGACCGATCACAATTCCCGCTTGATATGTCAAACATCGGGTGTTTGACATTAAACTAACTTTTCCAGCGTACACTCCAAAAACCGGTTTTTTCTCCAGCCTCATAAAATTTTTCCTGTCTAAGTTGATGGTCGGAAAACCGATCTTCCTGCCGTACTGATCCCCTTTTATTACTTTACCAGAGATTGTGTACATTTAATTAAAATCCTTCTTCACTTAACCTTTCATCAATGCGATTCATGTCTCGCGGAAACATAGACGCCTCGCGAATATTTTTTAGTCCTAAAAGTTGCATGGTTATACGTTCTGCACCAAAAGAGAATCCTCCTTCTGGTGGAACTCCGTATTTAAAAGCTTCAAGAAACATTCTAATTTTATTTGGATCCATTTCCCAAAGTTTTACATGCTCCTTTAACTGTTCGTAATTATTTATTCTTCGTCCACCAGAGAGCCATTCAACTCCGCGACAAATTAGGTCCATGCCCTCGTTGTATTCTGGTTCAGCTGGGTTCGGATAAACATAAAAAGGCTTCTTGCGAGTAGGATAGCCATAAATAAAAACAAAATCAGAGCCTGTTTCTTCTTTAATTATTTCAGAAATTTCTCTTTCATCTTGCGGATTGGTGTCTTTTTCACCTCGCACATCCCGACCAAATTTTTCAAAAATTTTCTGTTGGACTTCTCTCAAAGAAAGAGATGGGGTTTTGTCTAGCATAACTGGGAGCGTAACGTTTAATAATTTTAATTGTTCACTATTTCTAACTTCAACTTGTTTTAAAATATATTTAAAAGTTTCTTCCGCCATATCGCGTACATCTGTCCATGATTCTATAAAACCCATTTCAGCATCTAGACAAACAATCTCTGTCAAATGTCTTGTAGTCGATGAAGGTTCAGCTCTAAAAACTTTATTCACAGTAAAACATCTTTCAAAAGCTGACATCACAATTTGTTTATAAAGTTGTGGAGACTGAGATAAATAAGCTTTCTTTCCAAAATAATCAAACTGAAAGACCTCTGCCCCACCCTCAGCAGCGGCAGGAGTTATAGACGGTGCTTGAAATTCAAAAAACATATTTTTTTTCATAAATTCTCTGAAAGAATCAATGATCGTTTCTTGAATTTTAAAAATTGCTTGGACTTTTGGCTGCCTTAATACTAATGCCCTGTTGTCCAGCTCTGTTGTAAGTTCTAAATTATATCCGTCAAGTGACATATCAAAAGGAAGTGCTTCAGCTTTTGCTAATATTTCTATACCTGTGACCTCTAGTTCCACATCGCCATTTAATACTCCCGCTTTTATATTTTTTTCCGGACGCTTGTTTACCATTCCGGTAATTTTCAAAACCCATTCGGGGCGAATTGTTTTTGCCACCTCTATCGCTTCTACATGATTCGGCAAAGTGACGCACTGCACTCGCCCAGTCATATCCCGCATATCAAAAAAAACCATTTTACCTTGATCACGTCGCACATCCACCCATCCGGCGATGACAACCTCTTTGCCAATATGATCTTTTAAATCTTTAATATAAATTCGTTCTTTCATAAAATTATTCTAGCATAACAAATCAAAATAAAATAGAAAGTAACATTTTAAGGGGTTTTGAGCGCGTCGGCGCGAAAACTTCAGGATTTTTTCAGTAGAAAAAATCCGTACCGGCAAAATGTTACTTTCTATTTTATTTTCCATTATGCCAAAGCTGTGTGACGGAATCACCATTATGTAAATTGTCTATGACCTGCGCAATTAATTTAGCGGTAGAGATTATTTCCAATTTTTTAATTTTTGTTCGAGCTTCATCTGAAAGGCATGTATCCGTAAACCAAATACCGGAGAACGGCGCATTATTTAATTTTTCTATTGCCTCTCCCGAAAGCACAGCATGAGTAGCTGTAAAATACACATCCTCGGCGCCATTTTCTTTTAAAGTCTTGAGAGCTTTGATAGCTGTACCGCAAGTGTCCGCCATGTCATCCGGCATGATTATATTGAAACCCCTAGGATCGCCGATGACCTCCATGATTTCATTGTGGTTAGCTTTTTTAGGATCACGGAATTTATTTATAATTACGATGTTGCCTGGAATGCCAAGCTGTTGCGCGAGTAGCCTGCAGGAAGGCGCGGCTCCCAGATCGGGCGCTACAATTTTAAATTTCTTTAAATTGAATTTTTTAGAACGAATATGATTCAAGATAAGCGAGTCTGTATTCACATCTACTACAGGAATAGTGAGAGGATGAGCATTGTAGCTCGATGGATTGTGTAATTTTAAAACTACTATTCTATGCGCCCCTGCCATCTGAAGCCGCATAGGAATTTTTTGAGAAAGTACCGGCTCTCGGTGATTGGAAGATTTATCTTGCCTGGAATATGGCAAGCACGGCATAACCACTGTCACTCGAAAAGGCTCGCCTTGCTTTAGAGCGAGGATCAAAGATTCGCATTCATCTAAATCATAAGAAAGTTTTTCTTTATCGCCAAAGCGAGGCTGAGAAATAATGTAGACATCTCTGTCTCGGACTGATTCTGTGTGATGCACTAAAAATTCTCCATTGCTGAATATTTTATAATAAAAAGGATCTAGTTTAGTTTTTAATAATTTGGCTACTTTAAGAGAGAGATTTTGATGAGAACCGCTGGCATTTCCGTATAACTTTAAGGGATAAGGGTTTAGTTTGGGATATTTTTGGTTTTTCATTTGGTTAATTAATTACAAAACATAATAAAATAACTTTCTTTTAATGCGCATTAACCAAATAATTCCTGGCTGAAAAAAGATATTGCTCTGTGAATATTTCTTTCATTGGGACTATAGAATTTTCTTCGTAAAAAGCCAAGATTGATTTTTTGTAAATATTTTCGTCAATGCTCCTGTATGAGAGTGGAGCGCAACCTTTTGAAAGAAGAACGGCATTGCAAAGCAAGCGCGCAGTGCGTTTATTGCCGTCTTCAAATGGTTGAATATATGAGAGACCCGCCAAAAGAGTAAGAGCGCCGCTGTAAACATCTTTCATTTTATTAACTAATTCACAAAGAGATTCCAGCGCTTCCTTAATCTGATATTTATTATCGAGAGGCTTATATTTTGTGCCGACAATACCGACAAGACCGTTTCTTATACCGCGAGCTATTCCTAATTTTTCAATAATTATTTCATGCACTTTTTCTATAAAAACAACATTCACTCCTTTTTTTTTGAAACCCTCTATATTTTCTAAAATGAAAGAAAAAGCTCTTTTGTGATTTAAGATCATTATCGCCTCATCCTGTGAATGACCCTTGGCTGGTATGCCTTCGCGAATCAAGCGTTCGGTATCCAATAAAGTATAGGTATTGCCTTCAATTTTTGAAGACTTCCAGGATAATTCAATTATGAAACGCTCCAATTCTTTTACATGGATTGTCGGTGTTAATTTTTTTATATTTTTTTTATATTGAGCTGTGGCAGAATCAAGGATATTTTTTTCGTCATCCGAAAATATATCAAGTGGAAATTCTTTGAATAAGCGAAAATTAAAAAAGCCGTTTCCTATTCTTTTGTCCGGTTCTATCGTATCATACACCGAGAGGTCTACTGGAGAAAATAAAATTCCTTTAATTGTTTTTTGGTATACAGTGGAACGTCCCTTGCCCTTTCTTTTAAGATATTCAGCTTTGCTCAGATAATCCAAATCCCGCTTTATTGTTATTAGAGAAACTTTCTGTTTTTTATCCATTAAACCCAAAACGTCAGAAGAAGAAAACTCTTCATTTAGTTTTATATTTTTTAGAATATCCAGTTGTCTATTATTCAAATAATCCATAATTTTTTAAAAAATTTATCGTATCATTTTGACTCCCTAATCATATCATTTTGATACGATTAGGGCAATACCCAACATTATTTGACTTTAAAAATTATTCGTGTAATATACATATTAATGAAATCAAATATGAGTTTTAACAATTATTTCTTCTTTTTTAGCTTTTGGAGCCAAGGTTCCAGAGTTCATTTCTGATATTGTTAAAATCATTCTAAAACAAACATAACAATACAAGAAACGAGCCCTGGAACGGGGCTCGTTTTTCTTTTTTGTTTAAGAGAAAAAAGTAGCACATCGTCAGAAGAATAAAAACGGTTGCCCTTAGGTGACTGAAAAAACTAGAAAGGAAGGAAAAAGTCATGGAAAGAATTACTTATCTTGGCCCCCAAGGAGCAACATTCTCAGAGCTAGCTTACATAGAGCTGGCCAGGTTGTTTGGAGCTCCTAGTCTTAATGTGGGAGAAATAGTTCTGGCTGGAAAAAACCAAGACGTTTTGCCTTTGGTTTTCAACCATGGTGGCTATGGAGCTATAGCGATGGAAACAGATGCTGAGGGTAGAGTTGACGGACCTGTCAACACTTTCATTCAGCTTCTTAGAAATTGCGAAACTTCAGAGGATTGCCCGATAACAGTTATTGGGGCAATCAAAATGCCTATTTCTTTTGCCCTTATGGTTAGACCAGGAGTGCAAAAGAAAGACATTAGGACTGTTGTCGCACACCCAAAAGCATTAGGTGCATGCAGAAACATGGTCAACTGTTTAGTCAGTGACCAAGAAAAGATCATCGAGTCGGACAGTAATGGCTTAGCCGCCGAAGATGTTGCAACTAAACAAAAATTTTCTCAGGCTGCAGCACTTGGCCCAAGAGTCGCCGCAGACAGGTATGGACTTCAGATTTTAGAAGAAGCTTGTGAAGATAGTCCTGCGACTACCACTTTTTTTCTTTTAGGACCTAAATCTCGCCCACAAGTGATGCAGGAGGTAAATAGGTCTTTATTAGTATTTCGGGTTAAACACGAACCTGGGTCACTTGTAAAGACACTTCTACCTTTCTCGGACGCAGGATTAAACTTGCGTCAAATTCATTCACTTTATACTGGCAAAGGTCAATATGACTTCGCAGTCGAGATTGAATGTGGAAAGGACCAAGAAGAGGACTTAGTACGTGCTATGTATGGATCAATGAGACACATGATGTGTTATGTTCTTTTCGGCCCTTTCCCTGTTGTTTAAGTTCAATGTTTAAAAAAAAACAGCTACCTGTGGTGGCTGTAAAAACAACACTAATTAAAGGAAGGAAGTAAAAAGAAATGAAAAAGAACCGTATTTTTCTCCAATGCCTACGTCAGTACCGACAGTACCGTTTGAGCAGGTAAGTCTGCTTATACGACATATGGAAGCCCAAAAGGGCAAAAATGAAGAAGGAATGGAAAAAATAAAGAAAGAAGCTGAAGAAGCTGGCTTCAAAATAGAATAAAGGTATCGTTTTTATCAACTTATGCCGCCCTCACTATCTCAGGGCGGCATTTCTTTTTATATTTTTTGAATTAATAAAATTTATTAAAAATGAAAAACCAGTAACACTTTTTTATTTCGGTGTTACTGGTTGATTTTGAGAAGTTCGGCCTTCTCTTGCCTTGCTTGGAAAAGTGCCAAGCTCACCTAGAAAGTCCAGAGTCATTAATCTCTGGATCATTATCCAAAGATCCACATATCGCTAAAAGGATTCTGCATCCTCGACAATACCCACGCCAAACGCTGGGCATGTCCTCAATAAAGACAACCTTACCCTTGCATCTTGGGCAAGATTTTAATGGAAGTTGAATTCTTTCTTCTGACACAACGACCTCCTTTAAAGAACAAAAATCAGCGCTTTGTTTTGCGCTGTTTAATTGATTGCTTATAGATTAGGTTTATAAAAAGAAATCAACAGAATAGCGCAAAAAGTTTTGTCTTTGTGCTCCACCAAGAATTCATTAAAATATTTATTTCAAAATAATTTTTCATATTGTTTATGTTTATTTATGCATTTATACTTAGATTCCTTATATTATTTACATATATATCTCTGTATCCATGTACTAGTACATAGTAGTAGAATAAAAAAATAAAGCAAGATATGCTCTTGTGGATAACCCCGCACTATAGCAAAGCTCAGTACAGGGCAAACTTTTTCATTCATTTATTAGCCACTACTTGCTTAACTTTTTTAGCATTAAATTAAAACCCCCATTCTTATTGCGAAGCTCGCGAGATCCTCGAGTGACAGTACTTATTCCAAGTCCTAAATCCCCTGCTACAGACCTATGAGTCTCTCCTTTGTTTAATTTTTTAACTATTTGCCACCTTAAGGCCATATCCTCAAGCTCAGAAGGTGTTGTAATATCTACTAAAAATTCTGTAAAAAGATTTTTATCTTTTCCAGCTTTTACTAAGATTTCTACAAGTTCTTTTTTATATTCTTTTAGTTTTTCTCTTTTGTTCATCCCGGTACTAAAATTTTAAATATTAATCCTTATCTTTATTTCCCGTAATCAAAAATTTAGTACGGGACTAGTACACATTCACCCCGATCTTTTCTCGCACCTCGGCCATTTTTTTTGAAGCGACAATTTTTGCTTTTTCACCACCATTTTTAAGAATTTCTAGGGCTTTCGGAATATCTTTGGCAAATTCTTTTCTTTTTTCTCGAAGCGGGGCGATGAATTTTTCGATATCCTCTATCAGCATTTCTTTGAGTTCTTTATATTTGCCGGATTTTTCCGCATAAATCTTTTTCAATTCTTCTTCAGAACGGAAAAGTTTATGGATGGCGTAAACATTCTGAGGAATTCCCCCGCTGGAATCTGTCACAATACTCATCACGCATTTTTTTATTTCTTCATATTCGGCAAAAAGTGGAATGGTGTTGCCATAACTCTTGCTCATTTTTCTCCCATCTGTACCGGGCACTATGGCGACATCTTTCAGAATCATTGACTCTGGCAATTTAAAGATTTGACCTCCTTCTCCGTAAACATTATTAAATTTTTCTGCTATATCTCGAGCTATTTCCACATGCTGTTTTTGATCAGCGCCTACTGGCACAAGGTCGGGACCATACATC
This window encodes:
- the ribH gene encoding 6,7-dimethyl-8-ribityllumazine synthase produces the protein MHIKNKKYKYLNGKNLKVGIVVARWNSEITEPLLQNALQMLKNCNIADKNIEKMSVAGSVEIPFALHKMAKSKKYDFLVALGCVIKGDTPHFDYVCKMAQEGVLKVMIEDNIPVGFGVLTVNNIKQARQRIHVGGEAALAALELALLK
- a CDS encoding riboflavin synthase encodes the protein MFTGIIKKTSKVKRVKSAQGGLFVDILNNLGKIKLGESISINGVCSTVKKNNKNISFEYMPETLKLTNLGLLKKGDIVNLEQSMRLSDRLDGHLVLGHIDGKGRIISIKKEGNSKEFYIKVSDKKFKKFLVYKGSIAIEGISLTVAEVLKDLFVVKILPYTLKHTNLKFKKEEDEVNLEFDILAKYASRTKSF
- a CDS encoding riboflavin kinase yields the protein MYTISGKVIKGDQYGRKIGFPTINLDRKNFMRLEKKPVFGVYAGKVSLMSNTRCLTYQAGIVIGPLDKKGLPKIEAHLLGYNGNAYDKKVILEMNKFIRKFKKFKTEKELIIQIEKDLNICSQA
- the aspS gene encoding aspartate--tRNA(Asn) ligase, giving the protein MKERIYIKDLKDHIGKEVVIAGWVDVRRDQGKMVFFDMRDMTGRVQCVTLPNHVEAIEVAKTIRPEWVLKITGMVNKRPEKNIKAGVLNGDVELEVTGIEILAKAEALPFDMSLDGYNLELTTELDNRALVLRQPKVQAIFKIQETIIDSFREFMKKNMFFEFQAPSITPAAAEGGAEVFQFDYFGKKAYLSQSPQLYKQIVMSAFERCFTVNKVFRAEPSSTTRHLTEIVCLDAEMGFIESWTDVRDMAEETFKYILKQVEVRNSEQLKLLNVTLPVMLDKTPSLSLREVQQKIFEKFGRDVRGEKDTNPQDEREISEIIKEETGSDFVFIYGYPTRKKPFYVYPNPAEPEYNEGMDLICRGVEWLSGGRRINNYEQLKEHVKLWEMDPNKIRMFLEAFKYGVPPEGGFSFGAERITMQLLGLKNIREASMFPRDMNRIDERLSEEGF
- the prs gene encoding ribose-phosphate diphosphokinase, whose product is MKNQKYPKLNPYPLKLYGNASGSHQNLSLKVAKLLKTKLDPFYYKIFSNGEFLVHHTESVRDRDVYIISQPRFGDKEKLSYDLDECESLILALKQGEPFRVTVVMPCLPYSRQDKSSNHREPVLSQKIPMRLQMAGAHRIVVLKLHNPSSYNAHPLTIPVVDVNTDSLILNHIRSKKFNLKKFKIVAPDLGAAPSCRLLAQQLGIPGNIVIINKFRDPKKANHNEIMEVIGDPRGFNIIMPDDMADTCGTAIKALKTLKENGAEDVYFTATHAVLSGEAIEKLNNAPFSGIWFTDTCLSDEARTKIKKLEIISTAKLIAQVIDNLHNGDSVTQLWHNGK
- a CDS encoding Fic family protein; protein product: MDYLNNRQLDILKNIKLNEEFSSSDVLGLMDKKQKVSLITIKRDLDYLSKAEYLKRKGKGRSTVYQKTIKGILFSPVDLSVYDTIEPDKRIGNGFFNFRLFKEFPLDIFSDDEKNILDSATAQYKKNIKKLTPTIHVKELERFIIELSWKSSKIEGNTYTLLDTERLIREGIPAKGHSQDEAIMILNHKRAFSFILENIEGFKKKGVNVVFIEKVHEIIIEKLGIARGIRNGLVGIVGTKYKPLDNKYQIKEALESLCELVNKMKDVYSGALTLLAGLSYIQPFEDGNKRTARLLCNAVLLSKGCAPLSYRSIDENIYKKSILAFYEENSIVPMKEIFTEQYLFSARNYLVNAH
- a CDS encoding prephenate dehydratase domain-containing protein, translating into MERITYLGPQGATFSELAYIELARLFGAPSLNVGEIVLAGKNQDVLPLVFNHGGYGAIAMETDAEGRVDGPVNTFIQLLRNCETSEDCPITVIGAIKMPISFALMVRPGVQKKDIRTVVAHPKALGACRNMVNCLVSDQEKIIESDSNGLAAEDVATKQKFSQAAALGPRVAADRYGLQILEEACEDSPATTTFFLLGPKSRPQVMQEVNRSLLVFRVKHEPGSLVKTLLPFSDAGLNLRQIHSLYTGKGQYDFAVEIECGKDQEEDLVRAMYGSMRHMMCYVLFGPFPVV
- a CDS encoding Trp family transcriptional regulator; translation: MNKREKLKEYKKELVEILVKAGKDKNLFTEFLVDITTPSELEDMALRWQIVKKLNKGETHRSVAGDLGLGISTVTRGSRELRNKNGGFNLMLKKLSK
- the trpS gene encoding tryptophan--tRNA ligase codes for the protein MSKKIFLSGVQPSGKPHIGNYFGAMKQFVDLQNEHDGYVFIADYHALHSLRNRSEMKENITSILLDYLAIGLDPQKITFFKQSDISEHTELTWIFDTIITMPYLMRAHAFKDAEAKNKEIDVGTFNYPVLMAADILMYGPDLVPVGADQKQHVEIARDIAEKFNNVYGEGGQIFKLPESMILKDVAIVPGTDGRKMSKSYGNTIPLFAEYEEIKKCVMSIVTDSSGGIPQNVYAIHKLFRSEEELKKIYAEKSGKYKELKEMLIEDIEKFIAPLREKRKEFAKDIPKALEILKNGGEKAKIVASKKMAEVREKIGVNVY